One genomic region from Leguminivora glycinivorella isolate SPB_JAAS2020 chromosome 8, LegGlyc_1.1, whole genome shotgun sequence encodes:
- the LOC125229114 gene encoding uncharacterized protein LOC125229114, translating into MAGLIKAALLFKILVVQGSVFHAKNYLKSSNHVERYESTYSEYSDDFGNALNFDVGEKFIPRFKHNRVGNRKLIPDWFRKPELMGPVGYSPIGSVPHWPSPNGQGRIGFPARRNPDSNRRNRLCQNIKGLPTPESGCCGVEATRFPIQDQYPGYPNGPLWAGLFNDRHRRSTDSNEPPHKMIRGRIERGRATDLHQLPWTVRLAINPRLKGLHSPDYCGGTIISSRYVLTAAHCLHNTFKDISQLEVFLAEYDTNTYPEDCITGNGKKDCIHNIVKKVEHVIIHKDYNDTYLQNDVALLRLSSDIPYTDFIRPICLPSQDIADVNGENIIIAGWGLDGKKETNLKQAANVNYVSNVKCKEQYSYKDDSMFCSIGDHGEDICHGDSGGPLMVLSENKYFLSGVVSGKRGDHECGSSVSSLFNNVFFHKDWIVEHESGSFFLKPSLYNSFRLKHRVQLVDNLSKERSKYWSWLIGEKLSIMVQLTLSLAVVVLSVLGPAFAGAGGGRPGFGQVGFGDGTCSAIQGILPDTKSGCCGKHAEGGGSDDNNDGGDQEDNNNGPDGDDGNGPVGGDGNDLGPIGGGYGPGGDGDFDFGHGNDFDFGHGKDFDFGHGNDFDFGKGIDFDFGNRDWIPNDWGLGGNGIGDSDFGRNMFNGENRFKRSTDKNASDISPDKYIIAGKPAGILQYPWLVHLNVKLQDKIVGCGGSLISSRHVITAAHCVDFQIGSYEDVSVYLAEYNTRTFPTDCVGRQCVKNMVIHPDRIAKHPRYNRDELHNDIAMMRLSSAAPYTDYIRPICVPRFNINSGKFEGTPLTVAGWGQTESGQPSTIKLHTQVAQVPLNKCRRHYPDITEGQLCAAGKNGQDTCMGDSGGPIMMERDGIFYLIGLVSGKRSDAGCGSPVPTMYTNVFAYTKWIQDFMRK; encoded by the exons ATGGCCGGGCTTATCAAAGCAGCATTGCTGTTCAAAATATTGGTTGTCCAAGGGAGCGTTTTTCACGCAAAAAACTACCTGAAATCCTCAAACCATGTTGAACGCTATGAAAGTACATATTCAGAGTATTCTGATGACTTTGGCAATGCTTTAAACTTTGATGTCGGAGAAAAATTCATACCAAGATTTAAACACAACCGTGTTGGTAATCGGAAATTGATACCTGATTGGTTTCGGAAACCGGAGCTCATGGGACCAGTTGGCTATAGTCCCATTGGTTCAGTTCCCCATTGGCCATCACCTAACGGTCAAGGCAGAATCGGTTTTCCAGCCAGGAGGAACCCGGATAGTAACAGGAGGAACAGGTTGTGTCAAAACATCAAGGGGTTGCCGACCCCTGAGTCAGGCTGTTGTGGTGTGGAAGCGACAC GATTCCCGATTCAAGATCAGTATCCAGGTTATCCCAATGGTCCGCTCTGGGCAGGATTATTTAACGACCGCCATCGACGGTCAACTGACAGCAATGAACCGCCTCATAAAATGATAAGAGGTAGGATAGAAC GTGGTCGAGCGACGGATTTGCATCAGCTGCCGTGGACGGTGCGACTGGCGATCAACCCTCGGTTGAAGGGTCTGCACAGCCCGGACTACTGTGGCGGGACCATCATAAGCTCCCGATATGTACTCACTGCTGCCCACTGCCTGCATAATACATTTAAAGACATTTCGCA ACTTGAAGTTTTCTTAGCTGAGTACGACACTAACACCTACCCAGAGGATTGCATCACGGGCAACGGAAAGAAGGACTGCATTCACAATATAGTGAAGAAAGTCGAGCACGTGATCATTCACAAAGATTACAACGACACCTACTTGCAGAATGATGTCGCACTCTTGAGGCTCAGCTCCGATATACCCTACACAG ACTTCATCAGACCAATATGCTTGCCATCCCAAGACATAGCAGATGTAAATGGTGAAAACATCATCATCGCCGGATGGGGTTTGGACGGCAAAAAGGAGACCAATTTAAAACAGGCAGCGAATGTCAACTACGTgtcaaatgtaaaatgtaaagaACAGTATTCTTATAAAGATGATAGTATGTTCTGCAGCATCGGAGACCATGGGGAGGATATATGTCACGGGGACTCCGGGGGACCTTTGATGGTGTTGtcggaaaataaatatttcctgTCCGGTGTCGTGAGTGGTAAGAGAGGCGACCATGAATGCGGATCTAGTGTGTCTTCTTTGTTCAATAATGTTTTCTTTCATAAAGACTGGATCGTTGAACAT GAATCAG GTAGCTTCTTCCTTAAACCTAGTCTATATAACAGCTTTAGATTGAAACATAGGGTACAGTTAGTTGACAACCTCTCTAAGGAGAGGTCAAAATACTGGTCTTGGTTGATTGGCGAAAAGCTATCCATCATGGTTCAGTTGACTCTTTCCTTAGCAGTGGTTGTTCTGTCAGTGCTAGGTCCAGCTTTTGCTGGAGCTGGAGGTGGTAGGCCCGGTTTTGGTCAAGTTGGCTTTGGGGATGGGACCTGCTCAGCTATCCAGGGTATTCTCCCGGATACGAAATCAGGCTGCTGCGGTAAACACGCTGAAGGAGGAGGTTCag ATGACAACAATGATGGTGGTGATCAAGAAGATAACAATAACGGACCCGACGGCGATGACGGCAATGGACCAGTAGGCGGTGATGGAAATGACCTCGGACCAATAGGTGGTGGCTACGGGCCGGGAGGCGATGGTGACTTCGACTTTGGCCACGGAAATGATTTCGACTTTGGCCATGGAAAGGACTTCGATTTTGGCCACGGCAATGACTTTGACTTCGGAAAGGGCATAGACTTTGATTTCGGAAATAGGGATTGGATCCCTAACGATTGGGGACTAGGCGGCAATGGAATTGGCGATTCTGATTTTGGACGAAATATGTTTAATGGAGAAAATCGTTTTAAGCGTTCAACCGATAAAAATGCTTCCGACATTtcaccagataaatatatcattG CTGGCAAACCAGCAGGAATATTGCAGTACCCGTGGCTCGTCCATCTTAACGTGAAGCTCCAGGACAAAATAGTTGGCTGTGGAGGGTCTCTCATCAGCTCCCGACATGTGATCACGGCGGCCCATTGCGTTGATTTCCAAATCGGAAGTTATGAAGA TGTAAGCGTCTACTTAGCCGAATACAACACAAGGACCTTCCCCACCGATTGCGTGGGAAGACAATGTGTCAAAAATATGGTCATACACCCGGACAGGATAGCCAAGCACCCAAGGTACAATCGCGATGAACTCCACAACGATATAGCCATGATGAGGCTTAGCTCTGCAGCACCCTATACTG actACATCCGCCCAATTTGCGTGCCCCGTTTCAACATAAACTCCGGCAAGTTCGAAGGAACCCCTCTGACCGTGGCCGGGTGGGGTCAAACAGAGTCCGGTCAACCATCTACCATCAAACTTCACACGCAAGTCGCTCAAGTGCCCTTAAACAAATGCCGGCGGCATTACCCTGATATCACTGAAGGCCAGCTCTGTGCTGCGGGGAAGAACGGCCAAGATACCTGCATGGGTGATTCTGGAGGGCCAATCATGATGGAACGGGATGGAATATTCTACCTCATTGGGCTGGTCAGTGGGAAACGCTCGGATGCTGGATGCGGATCGCCGGTGCCTACCATGTATACCAATGTGTTCGCGTATACGAAATGGATTCAGGATTTTATGAGAAAATAA